The stretch of DNA GGCCACCAGCTTCGTCGTCGCGATCGCGAGGTACGCGACGGTGATCGGGACGAGTGGGCGGACGACCCGCCCGAACGGCGTCCCGCGGAAGCCGCGCGCGGCGACGATCGCGAACGGCAGCGTCGCCGACAGCACGATGATCTGCCCGACCCGGAACAGTTCGACCAGCGCTGGCACACGGGATTGCTGAACCGTATCGTAGTTAGCCTTTGTGACCGCAGGGGGCGGATGGCAAGACATTACTTCCCGCCACCGGCACTGCCTCTATGGCCACACGGCGACCACCGCTGTACGGGGTCCACGAGGACCGCGGCGCGGGGTTCACCGACTTCGGCGGCTGGGAGATGCCCGTGGAGTTCGACTCCATCCGGGACGAACACGCCGCCGTCCGGGAGGCCGCCGGGATCTTCGACGTCTCCCACATGGGGGAGATTCGCGTCGAGGGCCCCGACGCCGAGACCCTGATGCAACGGCTCACGACCAACGACGTCTCCGCGATGGGGGCGGGCGACGCCCAGTACACCTGCATCACGGACGAGTCGGGGATCATCCAGGACGACACGATGATCTACCGCCTGCCCGACGGCGACTACCTGTTCGTCCCCAACGCCGGCCACGATGAGGCGGCCGAGAAGCGGTGGGTCGACTACCGCGACGAGCACGAACTCGACGCCACGGTCGAGAACGAGACCGCGGACTGGGCGATGTTCGCAGTACAGGGTCCGGACGCGATCGGGCTCACCGCGGACGCAGTCGACACCGTCGGCGCTCCACTGGCCGAGGAGAGCGACGCGATCGCCGACCTCTCGCGGTTCACGGCGACGGAGGCGACCGTCGCCGGCGTCGACTGTCTGGTGGCCCGCACGGGCTACACTGGCGAGGACGGCGTGGAGATCCTCTGTTCGACCGACGACGCCGAGACGGTCTGGGCGGCGTTCGACTGCCAGCCCTGCGGGCTCGGCGCGCGGGACACCCTCCGGATGGAGGCCGGCCTGCTGCTCTCCGGGCAGGATTTCCACCCCGAGGAGAACCCCCGAACCCCGTACGAGGCCGGCATCGGCTTCACCGTCGACCTCGACACCGAGTTCGTCGGCCGGGACGCGCTGGCGACCCAGCAGGAGGCCGGCGTCGCGGTGACGTTCACCGGGCTCACGCTGCAGGAGCGCGGCGTCGCCCGCCACGGCTACGAGATCACCCACGACGGCGAGCCCGTCGGCGAGGTCACCAGCGGGACGATGAGCCCCACGCTGGGCGAGCCGATCGCGCTGGGCTACCTCCCGACCGAGCTGGCTGAGGACGGCACCGAACTCCACGTCGTGATCCGCGGCGAGGAGAAACGAGCGGCAGTCACCACACCCCCCTTCATCGACCAATGAGCTTCGACGTACCCGACGACCGGAACTACCTCGCATCGCACGAGTGGGTCACCACCGACGAGCCCACCCGAATCGGCATCTCCGACTTCGCGCAGGACGAACTCGGCGACGTGGTGTTCGTGGAACTGCCCGACGAGGGCGAGGAGATCAGCCACGACGAGGCGTTCGGCGTCGTCGAGTCGATCAAGGCGGTGTCGGACCTCTACGCCCCGGTTTCGGGCGAGGTCGTCGCCGTGAACGAGGCGCTCCACGACCAGCCCGAACTGGTCAACGAGGACCCCTACGGCGACGGCTGGCTGCTCGAAGTCGAGCCCAGCGACGAGTCGGAGTTCGAGGAGCTGATGGACGCCGAAGAGTACGAAGCGCAGATCGCCTGAGCCGCCGGCAGCACCGTTTTCTTCGGGTCCTCAACGCCCCGCAATAGCTACACCCGAGCGACAGAGAGAACAGTCGTGACCAGATCCAGCCAGCAATCGATCGGGTTCCTCCCCGTCGTCGTCGCCGCCCTCGGCGTTTCCCTGCTCGGCTACGGCGTGCCCGTGGTCGGCGCGTCGCCGCTGGCTGGCGTGTGGCTGGGCGGTTCGGGCCTGTTCCTGCTTCTCTCGGGGGCCGTCGCGACCCCGTGGGCGGCTGGTCGGTTCGACCTCACGCCCGCCCAGCAACGCACCACCGCGCTCGTCTTCGGCGTTGGCGGCGCCGTGCTGTTGGCGCTGTTCGTCGCCGTGAACGTCGCGAGCTTCGAGTCGGGAGAGAGCATCGGGAGCTGAGCCGTCCCCAGTCACCACGACCCTGTACAGGCACCCCCAGTCACGCGCCGGAGTCGGCACGTCTTTGTCCCCGAGGGACCACGGTTTCGACCATGAGCAACGGCAGTTCTCACCACGGAGGGAGACGATGAGCGGGAGTCCGTACGCCCCTCACACCGACGCCGAGACGGCGGCGATGCTCGACGCCGTCGGCGCCGACGACGAGGCCGAACTGTTCGACATCCCCGAGCCCGTCGCGTTCGACGGCGAGTTCGGCATCGACGCGCGGAGCGAGCAGGCGCTTCGCCGGGAGCTCTCGGGGCTGCTGGCGGAGAACGACGACCTGACTGAGTTCCTCGGTCGCGGGCACTACGAGCACTACGTGCCGAGCGTCGTCGACAGCCTCTCGCAGCGCTCGGAGTTCCTCACGTCCTACACGCAGTACCAGCCCGAGATCACGCAGGGGTTCCTGCAGGCGCTGTTCGAGTACCAGTCGATGCTCGTGGAGCTCACCGGGCTGGGGATCGCGAACTGCTCGATGTACGACGCCGCGACCGCGCTGGGCGAGGCCGCGCTGCTCGCCGAGCGCGTTCGCAGCGCCGACGGCGAGGTCGTGCTCGTGCCCGAGCAGCTCCGGGAGGGGAAACGCTCCGTGCTCGCGAACTACGTCGACGGCGCAGCGCTCCGGATCGAAGAGTACCCATCCGAGCAGGGAACCGCCGACATCGATGCGCTCGCCGACACGGTCGACGAAGAGACGCTGTTCGTCTACGCCGAGACGCCGACGGTCCGGGGCTGTATCGAGCCCGACCTCGCCGAGATCGGTGAGATCGCCGAGGAGGCGGACGCGATGTTCTGTCTCGGCTCGGACCCCGTCGCGCTGTCGATTCTCGAAGAGCCGGCCAGCGTCGGCGCCGACGTCGTCGTCGGCGAGGCCGGCGTGCTCGGCCTGCCCGCCGCCTACGGCATGGGACTCGGCCTGTTCGCCTGCAAGGAGGAGTTCCTTCGGCAGGTGCCCGGGCGGCTGGTCGGCGCCAGCGAGGACGAATCGGGCACCCGGGCGTACACGCTGACGCTCCAGACCCGCGAGCAGCACATCCGCAAGGAGCGCGCCACCTCGAACATCTGCACCAATCAGGCGTGGGTCGCGCTCCGGGCGGCGATGCACGCGGCGTATCTGGGCGCCGACGGGCTCGTCGGCCTCGCGGAGGACTGTGTGACGCTCGCCCGCGATCTGGCCGACGACATCGACGAGATCACCGGCCTCCGCGCGCCCGTCGACGACCGTCACCACTTCCGCGAGTTCGTCGTCGGCACCGACCAGCCCGCGAAGGCGATCGCCGACGACCTGCAGGAGGAGGGGTTCGCGGTCCACGTGATCGGCGATCACCGCCTGCAGGTCTGTATTACCGACGCGAACGCCCACGCGGCGGACGATCTCGTCGCGGCGTTCGAGGAGGTGGCGGCATGAGCGGAAACGGACCGGACGGGACGAGCGACCGCGAGCCGGGACGAACGTACGACCAGGCGAGGTACGCGGTCGGCGACGACGAGAACGAGCCGCTGCTGAGCGAGAAGCGCAGCGACACCGTCGAACCCGGCGACGCGCTGCCCGAGGAGCTGACCCGTGACGAGCTCACGCTGCCCAACCCCGAAGAGCCCGAGGTGGCGCGGCACTACACCCGGCTCTCCCAGATGAACTGGAGCATCGAGTCGGGGCCGTACCCGCTTGGCTCGTGTACGATGAAGTACAACCCCCCGGTGACCGAGGACGTCGCCGCCGATCCGAACGCGGCGGTCCACCCCGACCGCTCGCCCGACTCGATTCAGGGGACGCTCGGGCTGCTTGCGGGGCTACAGGACTACCTCGCCCGCATCGGCGGGATGGACGCCGTGACGCTCCAGCCGCCCGCGGGCGCGGCGGGTGAGTTCACCGGGATCGCGATCGCCCGGGCGTACCACCGCGCGAACGGCGAGGACCGCAGCGAGGTGCTGATCCCGAGTTCCGCCCACGGGACGAACTTCGCGACGGCGGCGCTGGCTGGCTACGACGTGGTCGAACTCCCCTCCGGCGACGACGGCCGAGTCGACATGGAGGCGTTGGAGGCTGCGGTCTCTTCGGACACGGCGGCGCTGATGCTCACTAACCCGAACACGGTGGGGCTGTTCGAGCGCGACATCGAGGATATCGCGGACGTCGTCCACGACGCCGGCGGCCTGCTCTACTACGACGGCGCGAACCTCAACGCCCTGCTCGGCCGTGCGCGGCCCGGGGACATGGGGTTCAACATCATGCACTACAACGTCCACAAGACGTTCGCGACGCCCCACGGCGGCGGTGGGCCGGGGGCGGGCCCGGTCGGCGTCACCGAGGAACTCGCACCGTACCTCCCGAACCCCCGGGTGGAGGAGACGGACTCGGGCTACGAACTGGCCGAGACCGACGAGGCGATCGAGCGCGTCCACGGGTTCCAGGGGAACTGGCTCGTGCTCGTGAAGGCGTACGCCTACATCGCCCGGCTGGGCGACGCGGGCCTACGCGACGCCAGCGCGAAGTCGGTGCTGAATGCGAACTACCTCGCCGAGCAGATCGACCTCGACGTGCCGTACGGACCGTTCCACCACGAGTTCGCGGCGACCGCCGGCGACGCCGCGGCCGCCGACGTGGCCAAACGGATGCTCGACTTCGGCGTCCACCCGCCGACGACGAACTGGCCGGAGATGGTGCCCGAAGCGATGCTGACCGAGCCGACCGAGATCGAGAGCAAGCAGTCGCTGGACGACCTCGCGGCGGCGTTCGACAACGCGCTGGGGTCGACCGAGGCAGAGCGTCACGACGCGCCGAATCGGACGACTGCCCGGCGGATCGACCAGACGGGCGCCGCACGGAACCCGCGACTCTCGTGGCAGGCGCTGGGCGAAGAGTAGCGAGCCGAGAAAACGGGGTCCGCGCTATGCGGTCTGCTGGGTGCTGATCCCGTTGACCTGAATGAAGCCGTAGTTGCAGTCCTCACACTGCCACTTCGTCTTCTTCCCGAGGTGGAGGTTCATCGACGCGGTCTTCCAGAACGTCCGCGTTCCCCCACAGTCCGGACACTCGTGTTCGGCTTCGAGGCTCATGGCTGTGGAGTTCGGTCGTGGGCGTGTTGAAGATGTCGTTTCTTCCATCGACGCCGTGAGTACGGTCGAATTGGTCGGTTCGAGGGGTGTGTACGTGACTGCGACCGCGACAGCAACGGTATCTCGGTCGTTGGCACATGGAACAGCGACCGCGACGGCGACAGCAGCTCGATGCTTGGCCACTTGTGACCGCAGTGCGCCGAACACGAGGTTCGGCGCAGCACGGAGTCCCCACCCCTCCCCCCGCCGGCGCCGTGATTGGCGCCGGCAAGGCGTCCACCGCCACCGCACCGCGGTGGCTGTCGGCGCGCGACGTGAGCCCCTCCGTGGGCGAACGAGCGCGCGAGGGATGAGCGAACGAAGTGAGCGAATCGGCTGGGGAGGATTGAGGGCTGTGCGGGGCGGTTGCGGTCGCAAGTGGTCTCGCACCGAGCTGCTGTTGCTGTTCGCGGTCAAAACACCGAGGTCTCGGATCACGGTCACGATCGTCGTCCCCAGTTCGACGTCAATCACGAAAAAAGCAGAAAACACCCAACCGGACCAACCACACCGAACACCGTCGTAACAAGCTACTTCCCCCATCCCACCCAACCCCCACGTATGTCCGTTACGCTGTACGCACTGGACGGCTGCCCGTGGTGTGAGAAGGCACACGACGCCCTCGAAGCGGCGGGCGTCGAGTACGACACGGTCTGGGTCGACGCGCTCCACTCCGAGCGCGACGAGGTCGCCCGCGTGAGCAATCAGCGCGCGGTGCCCGTGCTCGTCGACGAGGCCCACGGCGTCACCATGGCCGAGAGCGCGAACATCGTCGAGTACGTGGAGCGGACCCTCGCGTGACCGTCTACACCGGCCGGGGCGACGAGGGCCAGACCGACCTCGGCAACGCCGAACGCGTCTCGAAGACAGACCACCGCATCGAAGCCTACGGCACCGTCGACGAGGCCAACGCGCTCGTCGGTCGCGTGCGCCCGACGGGGTACGACGACGTGGACGACCAGCTCAAGCAGGTCCAGAACTGTCTCCACGTCGTGCAGGCGGAGTTCGCCAACCCCGACACCGGCGAGGACGACCCGCAGATCGGCCCGGAGGATATCGACCAACTGGAGGACTGGATCGACGAGGCCGACGAGGAACTGGAACCGCTCACCTCCTTCATCCTCCCCGGCGGCGGCGACGCCGGCGCGCGCCTCCATCAGGCCCGCGCGGTCACCCGTCGCGCGGAACGCCGCGCGGTCGCGCTGGCCGAACAGGACGACGAGGCGGTCAACGCCGAGGCGATCCGCTACCTGAATCGTCTCTCGGACTACCTGTTCACCGCCGCGCGGCTCGTGAACCAGCGCGACGGCGTGCCCGAGGAGTCGCCGACGTACTGAGGCGGCCTCAAAGCTTTTCGACCTCGAACACCCAACACTAGACATGGCCAGTCACTTCGAGGACGCGCGCTACTACCTGGGTCGGGCAGTCGAACACGCCAAGGCCGGCGTCGAGGAGGAACTGGAACCGCTGGAGGAGCGAGTTCGGAAGCTCACGGGCACGGAGAAAGTGCCCGAACCGAGCCGACTCGAGACGCTCCAGTCCGACCTGAAGGAACTGGAGCAGCGCGCCGAGGGCGAAGCCCGGGAGGCGATCGAAAACGCCCGCGAACGGGTGACCGCGTTCCGGGAGCAGCGCGAGGAGTGAGACAGTACGCTTAAGTCCGCCCTCGGCGTTGTTCGTGGTGAAGGGTCGGTGGTCTAGTCCGGTTATGACGGCTCCTTCACACGGAGCAGGCCCCAAGTTCAAATCTTGGCCGACCCACTTTCTCTGCGTCGTCGATCAGTGAGGGTCCCGTATCTCCGGCGGCCTGTCGTCGTCGCCGAAGCGGCTGTGTTTCCCGACTCGGTAGTAAGCGAGCGCCGACGCCACGAGGTCGGTATCTTCGCCCCGGCGGTCAGCCGCCGAGGTAGAGCTGGCCGACCTCGGGGTTGTCAAGCAGCGCGTCGGCGTCGTTCTCGAACCGCACGGTCCCCTGATCGAGGACGTAGCCGCGGTCGGAGATGTCCAGTCCCTCCACGGCGTTCTGTTCGACCATCAAGATCGCCGTCCCCAGCTCGTTGACGGTCTGGACGTTCTCGAACACGTCCTGGACGATGTTCGGCGCGAGCCCGGCCGAGGGCTCGTCGATGAGCAGGACGTCCGGCTCGGTCATGAGTGCACGGGCGAACGCCAGCACCTGCCGCTGGCCGCCCGAGAGCGTGCTGGCTTTCGCCCGCCGCTTGTCGTCGAGGATGTCGAAGCGGTCGTACAGCTGGTCCATCGTCTCCTCGACGCCGCTGTCGCGGGACACCCCGCCCATGCGGAGGTTCTCGTCGACGGTCATCGAGCCGAACACGTTGTCGACCTGCGGGACGTACCCCATCCCCTGCCGGACGAGATCCGGGGGCTCGGCGCCGGAGATCTCCTCGCCGCGGAACCGCACCGAGCCCTCCCACGGGGTCAACAGCCCGAACACCGTCTTCAGGACGGTCGACTTCCCGGCGCCGTTCGGCCCGACGAGGCAGACGATCTCCTCCGACTGGAGATGCATCGAGAGGTCGTCGAGCACCTGGACGTCGCCGTAGCCGGCGTCGACCGAGTCGACGTCGAGGACGGGCTCAGACATCGCTCCCACCCCCGAGGTACGCCTCGACGACACGGTCGTCGCTGCGGACCTGTTCGGCGCTGCCCTCCATCAGGACGGCGCCCTGGTTGAGTACCACGATCGGGTCCGCGAGATCCATGATGAACCCCATGTCGTGCTCGATGATGAGGAACGTGATCCCGTCCTCGTGGAGCTCCTCGATGATGTCGGCGAGCTTGTTCGCGAGCGTCGGGTTCACGCCCGCGACCGGCTCGTCCAGCAGCAGCAGATCCGGCTCGGCGAGCATCGCCCGCGCGAGCTCGACGAGCTTCAGCTGGCCGCCCGAGATGTCGGTCGCGGGCTGGCCGGCGAGGTGGTCGATCTCGAAGCGCTCCAGCAGCGCCTCGGCGCGTTCGAGGTTGCGGCGCTCCTCCGCGGCGACCGTCCCGGGCTGGGTGAACAGCGGGAGGAACGACTCGCCGAGCTGGTTCTGGGGCCCGACGAGCATCGCCTCCCGGACGGTCATCCCCTCCAGCTTCCGGGGGGTCTGGAACGTCCGGACGAGCCCGTGTTCGGTCACCTCGTGGGGCTCCATCCCCGTCGTCTCCGTCTCGTTGACGACGACGCGGCCGCCGTCGGGCTCGTAGAACCCCGACACGAGGTTGAAGAACGTCGACTTGCCCGCGCCGTTGGGGCCGATCATCCCCGTGATGGTGCCGCGCTCGACTTCCATCGTCACGTCGTCGGTGGCCGTGAGGCCGCCGAAGGATTTCCGGAGGTTCTCGGTGCGGAGCACGGGGTCACTCATCGCTCCCACCCCCGCGAGCGCCCGGCCAGATGAGTTCGTCGCGGGGCGGCAGCACGCCCTGCGGCCGGAACCGCATCACCAGGATGATCAGCAGGCCGACCGCGAACAGCCGCCACGACGCGCTGAGGCCGAAGGCCCGCGTCCCCTCGATGATGGCGACGATGACGACGCCGCCGAACAGCGCGCCGCGGTTGGAGCCGCTGCCGCCGAGGATCACCGCGATCCACGCGTAGAACGTGTAGATCGGGTCGAAGATGTCGGGCGTGAGGAAGTAGTTCGAGTACGCGTAGTAGACGCCGGCGAGCATCGTGACGACGCTGCCGAGCACGAACGCCTGCATCCGGAACGCGTACGCGTTCTTCCCGAGCGCCTCCGCGAGGTCCTCGTCGCTGCGGATCGTCCGCAGGACGCGCCCCCACGGCGAGCGGTGGACCCGCCGCAGCACGAGGTAGGAGACGAGCACGAAGCTGCCGACGACGAGGGCGTTCAGCAGCCCGTTCCAGAACTGGAAGCTGAGGGTGTAAATCCCCAAGTCGACGGTGCCGATGTCCCGCGGGAGCGTCTCCAGCACGGGGACGCCCTCGAAGAACAGCGGGACGCCGCCGACGCCGCTGGTCCCGCCGGTCCAGTTCTCCTGATTCCGGAACACCAACCGCACGACCTCCGCGAGGCCGAGGCTGGCGATCGCGAGGTAGTCCTCGCGCAGGCTCAGCGTCGGGATCCCGATCGCGAGCGCGAGCAGCACTGTCACGACGACCGCGGCGAACAGCCCCACGATGGGCGGTACCGCGTCCGTGATCGGCGACCCGCTCGCCGACAGCAACACGGGCACGTACGCGCCGAGGCCGAAGAACGCGGCGACGCTGAAGTTGATGAGGCCGGCGTACCCCCACTGGACGTTCAGCCCGAGGCTGAGGAGGCCGTACATCGCAGCCAGCGACACGAGGAAGACGAGGTAGGACGGCGAGACGAGGCCGACCAGCGTGCCGCCGACCAGCGCGAGCGCCGCCGCCACGAGTACGGCGTTCGTCGCCCGCTCGATCTGTGCCTGTCTCGTGTCCTCGCTCTCCTCGAAGGCGGAGCGTGTTTCGTCGGCCATCTACGTCACCTCCTCCCCGGCGATGCCGGTCGGGCGAACGAGCAACACGAGCACCATGATGACGAACGCGATCGCGTTGGCGTACGCCGGTTCGATGGGGATGCCGACGTCCGTGAGCACCGGCGTGAGTCGGTTCACCATCCCGATGACGAACCCGCCGAGCATCGCGCCGTAGACGCTGCCGATCCCGCCGAGGATGACGGCCGCGAACACGACGAGCAGGAGGTTGAACCCCATTCGGGGGCTGAGCTGGTTGTACAGCCCGAGGAACACGCCGGCGGCGCCGGCCAGCCCCGCACCGATCACCCACATCGACGTGATGACGCGCTCGGTGCGGATGCCCGACACCTTCGCGAGCTCCTCGTTGTCGGCGGTGGCTCGCATCGTCCGGCCGAGCGTCGTGTACTGGAGCACGACGTGGAGCGCGACGACGAGCGTGGCCGAGACCAGCACGATCGCGACCTCGTGTTCGGTGAGCGTGATGCCCGTGAGGTCCTCGATCCAGGGGATCGGTCGGAGCACGGTGATGCCGTACTCGTACGTCCCCGAGCCGAACCGGAGTTGGACGAGCGCCCGGTAGACGAACGCCACGCCGATGCTCGTGATGAGCAGGCCGATCGAGTCCACGTCCAGCGGCTCGTAGATCAGGTAGTGCGTGGCGACGGCGACGACGGCCGCGACGGCGATACCCGCAAGCAGTGCCGCGTAGAACCCCAGCGGAAGCGCGAACAGCGTCGGCCCGGCGGTGCCGATGGCGCCCAGCGTGACGAGGCCGGCGTAGGCGCCGACGGTCATCGTGTCGCCGTGGGCGAAGTTCGCGAAGTTCGCGATCGAGTAGACGAGCGAGAGCCCGATTCCCCCGAGCACGATGATCGCCGAGAACACGACGCCGTTCGCGAGGTAGTTCAACAGCTGTGGGAGGTAGCTGCCGCCCAGCTGTGCGACTGCCGACGCGAGCACGCCGGCGGCGGAGAGACTGCCGATCATTGGCGCATCGGGTTACTCGCCCGTGATGAAGCCCGTCGACTCGTACTCGTGATCCTGCACGGTGAGGATCTGGAGGTACGCCACGGGGTCGCCGTTCTCGTCGAAGTCGATCGGGCCGCTGACGCCCTGGTAATCGACGTCGCTGGCGCTGCCGCTGTCGGCGAGGATCTCGCTTCCGGCCTCGAAGGAGGTCACCTGCTCGCCCTCCGGGCGGGTGACGTCCCGGACCACGTCGCCCAGCGCCGCGCCGGTGAACTCGTCGGCGGCCTGGATCGACAGCGCGGCCGTCACCACGCAGTCGTAGGCGTACGCCGCCCACACCGTGGGCTCGCGATCGTACTCGGACTCGAACTCGGAGGCGAACGACTGGTAGTTCTCCTGATCGACCGGCGCCGACGGGAGGACGACCTTCATCCCTTCGAGGCTCCCCTCGGGCGTGTTGTCGAGCACGTCCGAGCCCTGGACGGAGTCGGCGCCGTACCAGGTCGCCTGCCCCTCGACGCCGCTGCTGTACGCCTCCTGGGTCATCGTCGTGAACTCCGGCTGGTAGGTGATGAACAGCCAGGCGTCGGCGTCCGTGTTCGCCATCTGGCTGACGACGCTGCTGTAGGAGGACTGCCCCTGGTCGTGAGAGGAGTCGTAGAGGATCTCCCCGTCGTAGGCGTCCCGGAACGCCTGCGTGATGCCGGAGCCGTAGTCGTTGTTCACGTACGTCAGCGCGACCGACTCGTTGCCGTCCTCGCTGATGATGTCCGCGAGCGCGGAGGACTGCGTGCGCCCGGTCGGCGACATCCGGAGCAGCCCCGGGTAGTCGGTGAGGCCGGGGCTCGTGGAGTTCTGTGAGAGCTGGACCACGTCGGTCCCCTCGATCACGCTCTGGTAGATCGCGATCGAGACCCCGGAGCCGACCGCGCCGATGAGGAACGGCACGCCCTGTTGATTGACGAGCTGCTGGGCGGCGCTCACCCCGGTCGACTGCTGGCTCTGGGAGTCCTGGACGCTGATCGAGAGCTCGCGCCCGCCGATGCCGACGTCGTTGACGGCCGACAGCGCGAGGTCGCGACCCCGCTGGTTCCGCTCACCGAAGGCGGACAGCGATCCGGTCTGGGAGTCCACCATCCCGATCTCGTAGGGGCCGCTCTCGCCGCCGCCGCCGAGATCGACACAGCCCGCGGTCGCCGCGATACCGGCGACGCCGGTCGCTCGGAGCATGTCCCGCCTGCTGAGACGTTTGGTATTGTGTACCATGTTGACGTTCATAAATGGGCTGCAGCGCATATACCCCTTGCCCCTCTCGGGGTCGGCGGTGCCCGACGGCGCGGGGTCTCGAGTGCGGGGCCGTACGGGCGTCACGGCCCTCGTCCGTTCCCTCACGCCCCGCCACCACTCGCGTCC from Halolamina sediminis encodes:
- a CDS encoding ABC transporter substrate-binding protein: MVHNTKRLSRRDMLRATGVAGIAATAGCVDLGGGGESGPYEIGMVDSQTGSLSAFGERNQRGRDLALSAVNDVGIGGRELSISVQDSQSQQSTGVSAAQQLVNQQGVPFLIGAVGSGVSIAIYQSVIEGTDVVQLSQNSTSPGLTDYPGLLRMSPTGRTQSSALADIISEDGNESVALTYVNNDYGSGITQAFRDAYDGEILYDSSHDQGQSSYSSVVSQMANTDADAWLFITYQPEFTTMTQEAYSSGVEGQATWYGADSVQGSDVLDNTPEGSLEGMKVVLPSAPVDQENYQSFASEFESEYDREPTVWAAYAYDCVVTAALSIQAADEFTGAALGDVVRDVTRPEGEQVTSFEAGSEILADSGSASDVDYQGVSGPIDFDENGDPVAYLQILTVQDHEYESTGFITGE